A part of Denitratisoma oestradiolicum genomic DNA contains:
- the hemE gene encoding uroporphyrinogen decarboxylase: MAQPKNDTFLRALRREAVEYTPVWLMRQAGRYLPEYCETRKRAGSFLQLCKSPSMACEVTLQPLARYDLDAAILFSDILTVPDAMGLGLYFSEGEGPRFERPLREEWAIRDLAPPDPHDHLRYVIDAVAEIRRALDNSVPLIGFSGSPFTLACYMVEGGGSSDFRTVKTMLYDRPDLLHHILKVNARAVTDYLNAQIEAGAQAVMLFDTWGGALSHRAYHEFSLAYLQEVVAGLIKTRDGEAIPSIVFTKGGGQWLESIAAIGCDAVGLDWTTDIGDARRRVGNKVALQGNLDPFSLFASPTAVAAEARRIVDAYGGGTGHVFNLGHGINQFTPPETVSVLVDTVHQYSRQINEG; encoded by the coding sequence ATGGCCCAACCCAAGAACGACACCTTTTTACGCGCCCTGCGGCGCGAAGCCGTGGAATACACCCCGGTCTGGCTGATGCGCCAGGCCGGGCGCTATCTCCCGGAATATTGCGAAACCCGCAAACGGGCCGGCAGCTTCCTGCAATTGTGCAAGTCTCCCAGCATGGCCTGCGAGGTGACCCTCCAGCCCCTGGCTCGATACGATCTGGACGCAGCCATCCTGTTTTCCGACATCCTCACCGTACCCGATGCCATGGGTCTGGGATTGTATTTCTCGGAGGGGGAGGGGCCCCGTTTCGAGCGCCCCCTGCGGGAGGAATGGGCCATCCGCGACCTGGCCCCCCCCGATCCCCACGACCATCTGCGCTATGTAATCGATGCCGTCGCGGAAATCCGCCGCGCCCTGGACAACTCCGTGCCCCTGATCGGTTTCTCCGGCAGTCCCTTCACTCTGGCCTGCTACATGGTCGAGGGGGGCGGCTCATCCGACTTCCGCACGGTCAAGACCATGCTTTACGACCGGCCGGACCTGTTGCACCACATCCTCAAGGTCAACGCCCGGGCAGTGACCGATTACCTCAATGCCCAGATCGAGGCCGGCGCCCAGGCGGTGATGCTGTTCGATACCTGGGGTGGTGCCCTGTCCCATCGGGCCTACCATGAGTTCTCCCTGGCCTATCTGCAAGAGGTGGTGGCCGGCCTGATCAAGACCCGGGACGGCGAGGCCATCCCCTCCATCGTCTTCACCAAGGGCGGTGGCCAGTGGCTGGAATCCATCGCCGCCATCGGCTGCGACGCGGTGGGCCTGGACTGGACTACCGATATCGGCGACGCCCGGCGCCGGGTGGGCAACAAGGTGGCCTTGCAGGGCAACCTGGATCCCTTCAGTCTTTTTGCCTCCCCCACCGCCGTGGCGGCCGAGGCCCGGCGTATCGTGGATGCCTACGGCGGCGGCACCGGCCATGTCTTCAACCTGGGCCATGGCATCAATCAGTTCACTCCGCCGGAGACCGTTTCCGTACTGGTGGATACGGTGCATCAATACAGCCGGCAGATCAACGAAGGCTGA
- a CDS encoding sigma-54-dependent transcriptional regulator, translating into MAKVLVVDDEVGIRELLSEILRDEGHDVLLAENAAAARSHRDKLRPDLVLLDIWMPDTDGVTLLKEWAANGQLTMPVVMMSGHATIDTAVEATRIGAMDFLEKPIGMQKLLASVAAALDHGRRPTSRSLSLSAFTRSPALRDVKKRLDQVAAGNRAVLLRSAPGGFVELVARTLQGTNRAWIDLGHDSHALSQDELEQATGGVLYAEELARLTRLQQKNLLFAIERLDKHNLKLVAGTEASATTLAAHGWDEPLLARTFPGRLGLPALVEVRDDLPDMAAHLLTQMVENEEVPARRLSAGALNSLRQHRWAGGYAELRATVRSLALAALAEEVEADEVIQMIGHDEAPPHLKDGFFAELLELPLREAREIFERRYFEHHLAQDGPQMTRLAEKTGLERTHLYRKLKDLGLR; encoded by the coding sequence ATGGCAAAAGTACTGGTGGTTGATGATGAGGTTGGTATCCGTGAGCTGCTCTCGGAAATCCTTCGGGACGAGGGGCACGACGTGCTGCTGGCGGAGAATGCCGCCGCCGCGCGCAGCCATCGGGACAAGCTGCGCCCCGACCTGGTGCTGCTGGATATCTGGATGCCGGACACCGACGGCGTGACCCTGCTCAAGGAATGGGCGGCCAACGGCCAACTGACCATGCCGGTGGTGATGATGTCCGGCCATGCCACCATCGATACCGCCGTGGAGGCCACGCGCATCGGCGCCATGGACTTTCTGGAAAAACCCATTGGCATGCAGAAGCTGCTGGCCTCGGTGGCGGCGGCCCTGGATCATGGTCGTCGTCCCACCTCCCGCAGTCTTTCCCTGAGCGCTTTCACCCGCTCCCCGGCATTGCGGGATGTGAAAAAACGCCTGGACCAGGTGGCGGCGGGCAACCGGGCGGTGCTGTTGCGCTCGGCCCCCGGCGGCTTTGTGGAACTGGTGGCTCGTACCCTCCAGGGCACCAACCGGGCCTGGATCGATCTGGGACACGATAGCCATGCCCTGAGCCAGGACGAACTGGAACAGGCCACGGGAGGCGTGCTGTATGCGGAAGAACTGGCTCGCTTGACCCGGCTGCAGCAAAAGAATCTGCTGTTCGCTATCGAACGTTTGGACAAGCACAATCTGAAACTGGTGGCAGGTACCGAGGCCAGTGCCACCACCCTGGCTGCCCACGGCTGGGACGAGCCTCTGCTCGCCCGCACCTTTCCTGGCCGTCTGGGTCTTCCCGCCCTGGTCGAGGTGCGCGACGACCTGCCCGACATGGCGGCGCACCTGCTGACCCAAATGGTGGAAAACGAGGAGGTGCCCGCTCGCCGCCTGTCGGCCGGCGCCCTCAACAGCCTGCGCCAACACCGCTGGGCCGGGGGCTACGCCGAACTGCGTGCCACCGTCCGCTCCCTGGCCCTGGCTGCTCTGGCGGAGGAGGTGGAAGCGGATGAGGTGATCCAGATGATCGGCCACGACGAGGCCCCGCCGCACCTCAAGGACGGCTTCTTCGCGGAACTGCTGGAACTGCCCCTGCGGGAAGCGCGGGAGATTTTCGAACGCCGTTATTTCGAACATCATCTGGCGCAAGATGGCCCCCAGATGACCCGGCTGGCGGAAAAAACCGGGCTGGAACGCACCCACCTGTATCGCAAGCTGAAGGATCTGGGCCTGCGCTGA
- a CDS encoding sensor histidine kinase, with product MRVLAIIAAAVAAILLFLLSSASANTDLFARHYPLLLVVNGVVALALVVLVGVQLRQLWRELRAGVFGSRLKSRLLGMLALMAVLPGVLVYGVSMQFAVTSIESWFDVRVDSALEGGLDLARAVLDTQQSELFQRGRTMALDLADNPGPQRLNRLREQAGVRTATLIGPNGQVLLSSSAEIGSLLPPLPTTAQLRQARGSQGLAWLEGDAEGGFTLHALAPVASRSFGEESMLQLTQPVAKSIAHSAESVEAAYRDYQGLQLGRGGLKRIYTLTLTLTLLLGLFAAVALAFFLARRLAEPLLILAEGTQAVAAGDFTPRAILTTPDELGVLTQSFNRMTQQLNEARQETERHRSELESARTYLESVLTNLSAGVLAFDSRFRLRAANRGALNILGDTLAKFEELPLDQWPRQQTFAQAVLAGFDQGAAEWQRQLELESAQGVPQTLLVRGSILPTGRGYVVVFDDISQLISAQRSAAWGEVARRLAHEIKNPLTPIQLSAERLQRKLSSKLEGPELEMLARSTRTIVNQVEAMKNMVNDFRDYARLPPPVLAAVDLNALVEEVLLLHESGRMRIATRLAADLPPVLADANQLRQVIHNLLANAQDALTDVATPQTTLFTRLEGNRVLLSVSDNGPGFPPQTLARAFEPYVTSKAKGTGLGLAIVKKIVDEHHGEVRLLNPEGGGAEVALKLPLAA from the coding sequence GTGAGGGTCCTGGCCATCATCGCGGCGGCAGTGGCGGCGATCCTGCTGTTCCTGCTCAGCTCGGCCAGCGCCAACACCGACCTGTTCGCCCGCCATTACCCGCTGCTGCTGGTAGTCAATGGCGTGGTGGCCCTGGCCCTGGTGGTGCTGGTGGGCGTGCAATTGCGGCAGTTGTGGCGGGAACTGCGGGCCGGGGTCTTCGGCTCCCGGCTCAAGTCCCGGCTGCTGGGCATGCTGGCCTTGATGGCGGTGCTGCCCGGAGTGCTGGTCTATGGCGTGTCCATGCAGTTCGCCGTCACCAGCATCGAGTCCTGGTTCGACGTGCGGGTGGACAGCGCCCTCGAAGGCGGCCTGGATCTGGCCCGTGCGGTGCTGGACACCCAGCAGAGCGAGCTGTTCCAGCGGGGCCGCACCATGGCCCTGGATCTGGCCGACAATCCCGGTCCTCAGCGTCTCAACCGCCTGCGGGAGCAGGCGGGAGTGCGTACCGCCACCCTGATCGGTCCCAATGGCCAGGTCTTGCTGAGCAGCTCCGCCGAGATCGGCAGCCTGCTACCGCCCCTGCCTACCACCGCCCAGTTGCGCCAGGCCCGGGGCAGCCAGGGCCTGGCCTGGCTGGAGGGCGATGCCGAGGGAGGCTTCACTCTCCATGCCCTGGCGCCGGTGGCCAGCCGGAGTTTCGGCGAAGAATCGATGCTGCAACTGACCCAGCCGGTGGCCAAGAGCATCGCCCACAGCGCGGAGAGCGTCGAAGCCGCCTATCGGGATTACCAGGGCCTACAACTGGGCCGGGGCGGGCTGAAACGTATCTACACCCTGACCCTGACCCTGACCCTGCTGCTGGGACTGTTCGCCGCCGTGGCCCTGGCTTTTTTCCTCGCCCGGCGTCTGGCCGAGCCCCTGCTGATCCTGGCGGAAGGCACCCAGGCGGTGGCGGCCGGTGACTTCACGCCCCGGGCCATCCTGACCACGCCGGACGAGCTGGGGGTGCTGACCCAGTCCTTCAACCGCATGACCCAGCAACTCAACGAAGCGCGCCAGGAGACCGAGCGTCACCGGAGTGAGCTGGAATCGGCCCGGACCTATCTGGAAAGCGTGCTGACCAACCTGTCCGCCGGAGTGCTGGCATTCGATTCCCGCTTCCGCCTGCGGGCTGCCAACCGGGGGGCGCTGAACATTCTGGGGGACACCCTGGCCAAGTTCGAGGAGCTGCCCCTGGATCAGTGGCCGCGCCAGCAGACCTTTGCCCAGGCGGTGCTGGCGGGCTTCGATCAGGGTGCCGCCGAATGGCAGCGGCAACTGGAACTGGAAAGCGCCCAGGGAGTGCCCCAGACCCTGCTGGTGCGGGGCTCGATCCTGCCAACCGGCCGTGGCTATGTGGTGGTGTTCGACGACATCAGCCAGCTCATCTCGGCCCAGCGTTCCGCCGCCTGGGGCGAGGTGGCCCGCCGCCTGGCCCACGAGATCAAGAACCCCCTGACGCCGATCCAGCTCTCCGCCGAGCGTCTGCAACGCAAGCTGTCAAGCAAGCTCGAGGGCCCGGAACTGGAAATGTTGGCCCGCTCGACCCGCACCATCGTCAATCAGGTGGAAGCGATGAAAAACATGGTCAATGATTTCCGCGACTATGCCCGGTTGCCGCCACCCGTGCTGGCGGCGGTGGATCTCAATGCCCTGGTGGAGGAAGTGCTGCTGCTCCACGAAAGCGGCCGGATGCGCATCGCCACCCGCCTGGCTGCCGACCTGCCGCCAGTGCTGGCCGATGCCAACCAGTTGCGTCAGGTAATCCACAATCTGTTGGCCAACGCCCAGGATGCCCTGACCGACGTGGCAACACCCCAGACCACCCTGTTTACCCGGCTCGAGGGCAACCGGGTCCTGCTCAGCGTCAGCGACAACGGCCCCGGCTTTCCGCCCCAGACTCTGGCCAGGGCCTTCGAGCCCTATGTGACCAGCAAGGCCAAGGGTACGGGGCTGGGGCTGGCCATAGTGAAAAAAATCGTGGACGAACACCACGGCGAGGTTCGATTGCTCAACCCGGAAGGCGGCGGCGCGGAAGTGGCGCTCAAGCTGCCCCTGGCAGCGTGA
- a CDS encoding DUF4390 domain-containing protein: protein MTASTMHCWARLLKASLAVALCLYLALASAGSIEPVKAALVPTEEGHALSAEFAIDLGPRVEEAVTHGIALYFNLELELTRPRKYWLDEHIAGHSLTYRLSYNPLMRQYRLSTGPLQQMNFASLEQALRALGRITSLPVLEKGRLKIGETYLAALRLALDKSQLPKPFQLDALAYRDWQVEAKVLNWQFQATEAAK, encoded by the coding sequence ATGACGGCTTCTACTATGCACTGCTGGGCAAGGCTGCTTAAGGCCAGCCTGGCGGTGGCCCTGTGCCTGTACCTGGCCCTGGCCAGCGCCGGCAGCATTGAGCCGGTGAAGGCGGCCCTGGTGCCCACGGAGGAAGGCCACGCCCTTTCCGCCGAATTCGCCATCGACCTGGGCCCAAGGGTGGAAGAGGCGGTGACCCATGGCATCGCCCTGTATTTCAATCTGGAACTGGAGCTGACCCGGCCCCGCAAGTACTGGCTGGACGAGCACATCGCCGGCCATAGCCTGACCTACCGCCTTTCGTACAACCCCCTGATGCGGCAGTACCGGCTATCCACCGGCCCCCTGCAACAGATGAACTTCGCCTCCCTGGAGCAGGCCCTGCGCGCCCTGGGCCGTATCACATCCCTGCCGGTGCTGGAGAAAGGCAGGCTCAAGATCGGGGAGACCTATCTGGCGGCCCTGCGCCTGGCCCTGGACAAGAGCCAGTTGCCCAAACCCTTCCAGCTCGACGCCCTGGCCTACCGGGACTGGCAGGTGGAGGCCAAGGTCCTCAACTGGCAGTTCCAGGCCACAGAGGCCGCCAAGTGA
- the rsmB gene encoding 16S rRNA (cytosine(967)-C(5))-methyltransferase RsmB: protein MLPTPPVLPADSLALALLRAADAIAAVIGGRNLDQALADTPPALRPAVQDMAYGALRRHGRGDFFLARLLDKPLKESRVRALLLAALYRIEARPEDVHTTVNQAVSAAALLAQGRCKGLVNGVLRNFMRRREELNQAADGDDVARWQHPRWWITALRSAHPRDWQEVLTAGNGHPPMTLRVNRRRGDGAAYLARLRDADIEARLLDDWAIQLNRPQPVDRLPGFFEGDVSVQDWGAQRAAPLLNVQPGMRVLDACAAPGGKTAHLLELADLDLLALDADAGRAARIDDNLKRLGLAARVRAADCRAVDQWWDGRPFERILADVPCSAAGVVRRHPDIKWLRRRADVAGFAAIQGQILDALWRVLAPGGRMLYCTCSVFEEENAAQMRAFTDRHADAIRLPTAGNQTELQLLPNAEHDGFYYALLGKAA, encoded by the coding sequence ATGCTTCCAACCCCGCCCGTCCTGCCCGCCGATTCCCTCGCCCTTGCTCTGCTTCGGGCGGCGGATGCCATCGCGGCCGTGATCGGCGGCCGCAATCTGGACCAAGCTCTTGCGGATACGCCACCCGCCCTGCGCCCCGCGGTGCAGGATATGGCCTATGGCGCCTTGCGCCGCCATGGCCGGGGGGATTTCTTCCTGGCCCGCCTGCTGGACAAGCCCTTGAAGGAGTCCCGGGTCCGCGCCCTGCTGCTGGCCGCCCTGTACCGGATCGAGGCCCGGCCGGAGGACGTGCATACCACGGTGAATCAGGCGGTCAGCGCCGCCGCCCTGCTGGCCCAGGGCCGCTGCAAGGGCTTGGTGAACGGGGTGCTGCGCAACTTCATGCGCCGCCGGGAAGAGTTGAACCAGGCCGCCGACGGGGACGACGTGGCCCGCTGGCAACATCCGCGCTGGTGGATCACCGCCCTGCGGTCCGCCCATCCCCGGGACTGGCAGGAGGTGCTGACGGCCGGCAACGGACATCCACCGATGACCCTGCGGGTCAATCGGCGCCGGGGAGATGGCGCCGCTTACCTGGCCCGGCTGCGGGATGCCGATATCGAAGCCCGCCTCCTGGACGACTGGGCAATTCAGTTGAACCGACCTCAGCCGGTGGACCGGCTGCCGGGTTTCTTCGAGGGCGACGTCTCGGTGCAGGACTGGGGTGCCCAGCGGGCCGCGCCCCTGCTGAACGTTCAGCCGGGCATGCGGGTGCTGGACGCCTGCGCTGCTCCCGGAGGCAAAACTGCTCATCTGCTGGAACTGGCGGATCTGGATCTGCTGGCCCTGGACGCCGATGCCGGCCGGGCCGCCCGGATCGACGACAACCTGAAGCGGCTGGGCCTCGCCGCAAGGGTCCGGGCGGCGGACTGCCGGGCGGTGGATCAATGGTGGGATGGCCGCCCCTTCGAGCGCATCCTGGCCGACGTGCCTTGCTCGGCCGCCGGGGTGGTGCGCCGCCACCCCGACATCAAGTGGCTGCGGCGCCGGGCTGATGTGGCGGGTTTCGCCGCCATCCAGGGGCAAATTCTCGACGCCCTGTGGCGGGTGCTGGCCCCCGGTGGCAGAATGCTGTATTGCACCTGTTCCGTGTTCGAGGAGGAGAACGCGGCCCAGATGCGGGCCTTCACCGATCGCCATGCCGATGCGATCCGGCTGCCAACCGCGGGAAATCAGACGGAATTGCAACTGTTGCCCAACGCCGAACATGACGGCTTCTACTATGCACTGCTGGGCAAGGCTGCTTAA
- the hypD gene encoding hydrogenase formation protein HypD, whose product MKYIDEFRDGELARGLVRAIAAEANPARTYRFMEFCGGHTHALSRYGVTDLLPAPVRMIHGPGCPVCVLPIGRIDMAIALTLERGVILCSYGDTLRVPASAGLSLMKARARGGDIRMVYSTTDALALARQHPDREVVFLAIGFETTTPPTALALVQARTEGLKNFSVLCNHVLTPSAITHILQSPEVRRHGSVPLDGFIGPAHVSLVIGSRPYEHFAEEYRKPVVIAGFEPLDVMQAILMLLRQVNQGRAEVENEFSRAVSREGNKKAQALVSEVFELRRSFDWRGLGEVPYSALKLRPAYAGFDAEQRFDLTYRPVADHKACECGAILRGVKTPRDCKLFGTVCTPENPVGSCMVSSEGACAAHYSYGRFRDDD is encoded by the coding sequence ATGAAATACATCGACGAATTCCGCGACGGTGAATTGGCCCGAGGCCTGGTCCGGGCCATCGCCGCCGAGGCCAATCCCGCCCGGACCTATCGTTTCATGGAGTTCTGCGGCGGCCATACCCATGCCCTGTCCCGCTATGGCGTCACCGACCTGCTGCCGGCCCCGGTGCGGATGATCCACGGCCCCGGCTGCCCGGTCTGCGTGTTGCCCATCGGCCGCATCGACATGGCCATCGCCCTGACCCTGGAGCGGGGCGTGATCCTCTGCAGCTACGGCGACACCCTGCGGGTGCCGGCTTCCGCGGGCCTCTCCCTGATGAAGGCTCGGGCCCGTGGCGGCGATATCCGCATGGTCTATTCCACGACGGACGCCCTGGCCCTGGCCCGGCAGCACCCCGATCGGGAAGTGGTGTTTCTCGCCATCGGCTTCGAGACCACCACCCCGCCCACGGCTCTGGCCCTGGTTCAGGCCCGGACCGAGGGGCTGAAGAACTTCAGTGTGTTGTGCAACCATGTGCTGACGCCCTCGGCCATCACCCACATCCTCCAGTCCCCCGAGGTGCGGCGCCATGGCAGCGTGCCTCTGGACGGTTTCATCGGCCCGGCCCACGTCAGCCTGGTGATCGGCAGTCGGCCCTACGAGCACTTCGCCGAGGAGTACAGGAAGCCCGTGGTGATCGCCGGCTTCGAGCCCCTGGACGTGATGCAGGCCATCCTGATGCTGCTGCGTCAGGTCAATCAGGGCCGCGCCGAAGTGGAGAACGAGTTTTCCCGGGCCGTCAGTCGGGAGGGCAACAAGAAGGCCCAGGCCCTGGTGTCCGAAGTCTTCGAGCTACGGCGCAGCTTCGACTGGCGCGGCCTGGGGGAGGTGCCCTATTCGGCCCTGAAGCTGCGTCCGGCCTATGCTGGGTTCGACGCCGAACAGCGTTTCGACCTGACTTACCGGCCGGTGGCAGATCACAAGGCCTGCGAGTGCGGCGCCATCCTGCGGGGCGTCAAGACGCCCCGGGACTGCAAGCTGTTCGGCACCGTGTGCACCCCGGAGAATCCGGTGGGTTCCTGCATGGTGAGTTCCGAAGGGGCCTGCGCCGCCCACTACAGCTACGGCCGTTTCCGCGACGATGACTGA
- a CDS encoding enoyl-CoA hydratase-related protein, which yields MRILFLSHSFNSLTQRLWDELSARGHQLSLELDIADAVTEEAVDLFRPDLIVAPFLKRAIPESVWSRLPCLVLHPGIPGDRGPSALDWAIQEGEAHWGVTLLQAEAEMDAGPIWAHAGFPLRRARKSSLYRQEVTEAACAALLEALDCLERGEHPPQPPRQGRLRPLMKQEDRRVDWQRDDTTTILARIHAADGFPGLADALFGIPCRLFDAWPEDRLHGEPGTLLARRETALCRATRDGALWLGHGQREGGIKLPATVAFAAEAATLPEVPLSGWWAADHATWQDIRYEEADGVGTLHFEFYNGAMGTDQCRRLQAAFTWACTRPTRVIVLAGGEDYWSNGIHLNLIEAANASPADESWANINAMDDLAEALLRCQSHLTIAALAGNAGAGGCFLARCADQVWLRSGVMLNPHYKNMGNLYGSEFWTYLLPPRVGVEGARRLMQQRLPLSAREAVASGLYDACLAADRAEFRAQVQAEAASRASAPDLPARLEAKAARRAADEAIKPLAQWRAEELEEMRRNFYGFDPSYHYARHQFVHKVLPAWTPRHLARHREG from the coding sequence ATGCGCATCCTGTTTCTGTCCCATAGCTTCAACAGCCTGACCCAGCGCCTCTGGGACGAACTCTCCGCCCGGGGTCATCAGCTTTCCCTGGAACTGGACATCGCCGATGCCGTGACCGAGGAGGCGGTGGACCTGTTCCGGCCCGACCTGATCGTGGCCCCCTTCCTCAAGCGGGCGATCCCGGAATCCGTCTGGTCCCGCTTGCCCTGCCTGGTGCTCCATCCCGGTATTCCCGGCGACCGGGGACCCTCGGCCCTGGACTGGGCGATCCAGGAAGGCGAGGCCCACTGGGGCGTCACCCTGCTCCAGGCCGAGGCGGAAATGGATGCCGGTCCCATCTGGGCCCATGCCGGCTTTCCGCTGCGCCGCGCCAGGAAGTCCAGCCTCTATCGCCAAGAAGTCACCGAGGCCGCCTGCGCTGCGCTGCTGGAAGCCCTGGACTGCCTGGAGCGGGGCGAGCATCCGCCGCAACCACCCCGCCAGGGCCGCCTCCGCCCCCTGATGAAACAGGAAGACCGGCGCGTGGACTGGCAGCGGGACGACACCACGACGATCCTGGCCCGCATCCACGCCGCCGATGGTTTCCCCGGTCTGGCCGACGCGCTGTTCGGCATTCCCTGTCGGCTTTTCGATGCCTGGCCCGAGGATCGCCTGCACGGAGAGCCGGGCACCCTGCTGGCCCGACGCGAGACCGCCCTGTGCCGCGCCACCCGGGACGGCGCCCTGTGGCTCGGCCATGGGCAACGGGAGGGCGGCATCAAGTTGCCGGCCACTGTCGCCTTCGCTGCCGAGGCCGCTACCCTGCCCGAAGTACCCCTGTCCGGTTGGTGGGCCGCCGACCATGCCACCTGGCAGGACATCCGCTATGAGGAAGCCGATGGCGTCGGCACCCTGCATTTCGAGTTCTACAATGGCGCCATGGGCACGGACCAGTGCCGCCGCCTGCAAGCGGCCTTCACCTGGGCCTGCACTCGTCCGACCCGGGTGATCGTGCTGGCCGGCGGCGAGGACTACTGGTCCAACGGCATCCACCTCAACCTGATCGAAGCTGCCAACGCCAGCCCCGCCGACGAGTCCTGGGCCAATATCAATGCCATGGATGATCTGGCCGAGGCCCTTCTGCGCTGCCAGAGCCATCTCACCATCGCCGCTCTGGCCGGCAACGCCGGCGCCGGGGGCTGCTTCCTGGCCCGTTGCGCCGACCAGGTCTGGCTGCGCTCGGGAGTGATGCTCAACCCCCATTACAAAAACATGGGCAACCTCTACGGTTCGGAATTCTGGACCTATCTGTTGCCCCCCCGGGTGGGGGTGGAAGGCGCCCGCCGTCTGATGCAGCAGCGCCTGCCCCTGTCAGCCCGGGAAGCGGTGGCCTCAGGGCTTTACGACGCCTGCCTGGCAGCGGATCGGGCGGAGTTTCGCGCCCAGGTGCAAGCGGAAGCGGCCAGCCGGGCCTCCGCGCCGGACCTGCCGGCCCGGCTGGAAGCCAAGGCTGCCCGCCGCGCCGCCGACGAGGCCATCAAGCCCCTGGCCCAATGGCGCGCCGAGGAACTGGAGGAAATGCGGCGCAACTTCTACGGCTTCGATCCCAGCTACCACTATGCCCGCCACCAGTTCGTGCATAAGGTGCTCCCGGCCTGGACCCCGCGCCATCTGGCGCGGCATCGGGAGGGGTGA
- the ychF gene encoding redox-regulated ATPase YchF has protein sequence MSLKCGIVGLPNVGKSTLFNALTKAGIEAANYPFCTIEPNVGIVEVPDSRLDELAKIVKPQKIQYAIVEFVDIAGLVAGASKGEGLGNQFLANIRETDAVVHVVRCFADDNVVHVAGKVDPIHDIEVIDTELALADLSTVEKALARYTKQAKSGGDKEAKLLVAVLEKCAAQLNEARPVRALDLSKEEWANLKPFCLITAKPVLYVANVMEGGFENNPHLDAVRAHAAEENALVVAVCAAIEAEIADLEDEEKLMFLADMGLEEPGLNRLIRTAYRLLGLQTYFTAGVKEVRAWTIHAGDTAPQAAGVIHTDFERGFIRAQTISYDDFIAYKGEAGAKEAGKMRAEGKEYVVKDGDVMNFLFNV, from the coding sequence ATGAGCCTCAAATGCGGCATCGTCGGCCTGCCCAACGTCGGCAAGTCCACCCTGTTCAACGCCCTGACCAAGGCGGGAATCGAGGCGGCCAACTATCCCTTCTGCACCATCGAGCCCAACGTGGGCATCGTCGAGGTGCCCGACAGCCGGCTCGACGAACTGGCCAAGATCGTCAAGCCCCAGAAGATCCAGTACGCCATCGTCGAGTTCGTGGATATCGCCGGCCTGGTGGCGGGGGCCTCCAAGGGCGAAGGCCTGGGCAACCAGTTCCTCGCCAACATCCGCGAGACCGATGCCGTGGTCCATGTGGTGCGCTGCTTCGCGGACGACAACGTGGTCCATGTGGCCGGCAAGGTGGACCCGATTCATGACATAGAGGTGATCGACACCGAACTGGCCCTGGCCGACCTCTCCACCGTCGAGAAAGCCCTGGCCCGCTACACCAAGCAGGCCAAGTCCGGCGGCGACAAGGAAGCCAAGCTGCTGGTGGCCGTGCTGGAAAAGTGCGCCGCCCAGTTGAACGAAGCCCGGCCCGTGCGCGCCCTGGACCTGTCCAAGGAAGAATGGGCCAACCTCAAGCCCTTCTGTCTGATCACCGCCAAGCCCGTGCTCTACGTGGCCAACGTGATGGAGGGCGGTTTCGAGAACAATCCCCACCTGGACGCCGTGCGTGCCCATGCCGCCGAGGAAAATGCCCTGGTGGTGGCCGTCTGCGCCGCCATCGAGGCCGAGATCGCCGACCTGGAAGACGAGGAAAAGCTGATGTTCCTGGCCGACATGGGCCTGGAGGAACCGGGCCTGAACCGCCTGATCCGCACCGCCTACCGCCTGTTGGGCTTGCAGACCTACTTCACCGCCGGCGTCAAGGAAGTCCGTGCCTGGACCATCCATGCCGGCGACACCGCCCCCCAGGCCGCCGGGGTGATCCACACCGATTTCGAACGGGGCTTCATCCGTGCCCAGACCATCTCCTACGACGACTTCATCGCCTACAAGGGCGAAGCCGGCGCCAAGGAAGCCGGCAAGATGCGCGCCGAGGGCAAGGAGTACGTGGTCAAGGACGGGGATGTGATGAACTTTTTGTTCAACGTCTAG
- the pth gene encoding aminoacyl-tRNA hydrolase codes for MTQASIRLVIGLGNPGAEYTETRHNAGFWFCERLARELGVSFSKESRFQGWAANVRQGGQNLWLLMPATFMNRSGQAVRALAQFYRILPSEMLVIHDELDLPPGQMRLKFGGGLGGHNGLKDITSHLGTQDFWRLRLGIGHPGDRNEVVNYVLKPARREEQEEIDAAMDRALLAWTDIARGEMEAATRKINSKPTPAKKENP; via the coding sequence GTGACCCAGGCGAGCATTCGTCTCGTCATCGGCCTCGGTAACCCCGGGGCCGAGTACACCGAAACCCGGCACAACGCCGGGTTTTGGTTTTGTGAGCGTCTGGCTCGGGAACTGGGCGTCTCCTTCAGCAAGGAAAGCCGCTTCCAGGGCTGGGCCGCCAATGTCCGGCAGGGCGGCCAGAACCTCTGGCTGCTGATGCCGGCCACCTTCATGAACCGTTCCGGCCAGGCGGTGCGCGCCCTGGCCCAGTTCTACCGCATCCTGCCCAGCGAGATGCTGGTGATCCACGATGAACTGGACCTGCCCCCGGGGCAGATGCGCCTCAAGTTCGGCGGCGGCCTGGGGGGCCACAACGGCCTCAAGGACATCACCAGCCATCTGGGCACCCAGGACTTCTGGCGCCTGCGCCTCGGCATCGGCCACCCCGGAGATCGCAACGAAGTGGTGAATTACGTGCTGAAGCCGGCCCGCCGGGAAGAGCAGGAAGAAATCGACGCCGCCATGGACCGTGCCCTGCTGGCCTGGACCGACATCGCCCGGGGCGAGATGGAAGCGGCAACGCGCAAGATTAATTCAAAGCCGACTCCGGCAAAAAAGGAAAACCCATGA